TCACGCAAATGAAGGCATAATTATTGTTGCAGCGAGTGTTACTCCAGCCGGCTGAAATgtgaaacagagaaacagaaaacatgtttaagacaaatataaataatcaaTTCAACCAACATGACAGATCATTGTGTTAAATTGTGCTAAATTGTGTGAGAAAAGGAGGCTCAGTATTATGAGCTGTTCAGGTATTGATGGGACTTACTATTAGAGCGTAAATACATGCAGGAGCTGCTGCTTGGGGTGGCCTGAGAGTACCAGTTGGAGTAATGGAAACTCTTGCGATCAATCCACATCCAGCGGTCCTGAGAGACAAAGAGCATCCACATGAGGAAATGTTTCTGAGTCTCTACATGTCTTCTCGGATCTGGACTGACTGATGAGGGATCATCCTAATGCTGACCTGCAGGTAGAAGCCTCCAAGCCACGCTACGCTCTGGTGGTAGTTCAGAGCCATTCCCTGGAGGAAGTTGTACTGCATGCTGTTTGTGACTGAGGCCAGGTGGCCCCCCAGATTATTGCAGTACTCCTGTTGCACAGATAAGGGACAGAGAGACGTCTTTAAGCTGCTTTCATGCACCACATCAGCTACACACACAACAAGCAACCTGAACACTGACTGATCTACAGAGTTGACATCAGTTAAAGAAAGTGGGAAATGAAATGGAAACGTGCATGATGGTTtgtggtttccatggagattaGCAAAGCTCATgagacaggaagaaaaaaacaagtcaggAATCAGAAGATGtttcatccatcatgtgtgGATGGGACGTTCTGAGCTTCCTGATACAAAGAAAAGCTCCAACATGAGCAGCTGCATCACCTCCGCTTCGTGCCAGGACTTGGGAATGCTGATCAACTTGAAGCAGAGAGATTCATGTGGTTGCCAGAAGTTCGGACAGAAGTTAAACTGAACTGCAGGGACAGAGGAGAGGAGACAGACTAGATTTCAGCCGAGGACTTTCATCTACTCATACACTCTCATCTTCTTCTAAACCTCCAGTAGAGAACGTTGCTGTGCAGCCTGAGACAGATACACACATTAATGCCAGCGAGCACAGAGAGATGTGTTTGAatgatgtttttacttttagacGTGACAACTTCACTCATGAGAGAACAAAAAGAGTTTGGACTAAAAGTGACGTACGTTCAGGAACTGCTTCCTCctcaggttcaggttcagacTGGGCTGCACAAGCAGAGAAAAATAGTCCTTAACATATTGATGCTGGATAAGCGGAGATGTTCTACACCCACTAGATCAGACATTTCAAGCTGCACCAACCCTACAGAATGAAGCCTTTCCAGTCTCTGCAGTATGAGCAGTTTCCATGTAAAAACAGGAATCTAAAGACGACACCTACCAGCTTCAAGAGCAGCGTCTTCCTGAGGGAGCTCCACTACTGTTTCTGTGGACAGATCACATGGACATTGGTGTGAGACAGATGCAGGTCTTAcagtctgactgatgttttctGTCCACACCAGCATCAATAAAACTGACCTAAAGGTTTCTGCTCGTCTCCAGCTGGAGCTGCAGAGGGAAACACAGCAGGAAGAGAGAATCAGTTCTTCTGTCTGTTCTTGGAGGCTGGATGATGAACTGATGAACACATGGAtgcttcatgtgtgtgtgagtagaaACTGACCTGCTAATGCAGCACACAGTAGAACGGAGAGGACCAGCAGAGTCTTCATCCTGATGAAGGACTGGTTGTTCTGTGTGAAGGAAAAAGACAAACCAACCTCACGATTAACATCCAGGAGAGAGAAGAAGTCTGAGATCAGAGAATGAAAAGTGCTGCAGCAGGTGTCTCACCTGTCAGGTAAAGGTGAATGAGTTCAGGTGTCAGCTGAGTGATGCAGTGAAGACAGGAGACTGTCTTAGTGTATATATAGGCTGCAGAAGTCACGTTCATGTAGGCGGGGGGTGTAAAGTACAGAAACTGATGATGTTTGTCCAGGACTCAGTTCTGATAGAAGGACATGGACCTGAACTCTGATCTGTTTCCTGACTGGATGGAGATGATTTCCATAAACTGCtccttctattctattctattctattctattctattctacagtcatttagcagacgctattatccaaagcgacttacatttgagaggaagaacaacacaagcatgaattcaaacaagatgggacgtcataattaagtgatagtcagaccgcttttgagtccagttggacccaggtgctgtcatgtagtgctagtgcagtgcatataattgtattttctttttttttttttttttttttcctgcttgtgTTTGCAGCGTATGCATCATTCTGTGTCCTGACCTGCTTTCTGATGAAGTCGTTctgtttgttaatgtttttattgattaactTTGACGGTAAAAGATAAATTCCAGTAAGACAACAGATAAGTCCACGTTTTCCTGAAgtaattcacattttattatcaACCAGTTTATTGTCATCCAGGGATCAGAGTCATGTCTTCATGTGTATTTAATTAACTTGTTTCCCAGTAAGGTTGTAGATCCGCCGATACATCCCTCCCTCAAGAATGGGTTGAACCTGACTTGATCTGCCatagttttcatttgtgtttttttgcttttaacttTGACCCTAAGAACCAATATTTGGAGGGTCTGCTATGCTggaaataatgcaaaaaaagacCCATTTTAGTCTATGCACCCTTTagcttttatcaaaacaaaagtgtaaatttttgtttttcctcattggGTTGGACTGTTATGACATCTATATGTATATGACAtcatatagcacattttatgtacaagacaattcaacgtgcttcatataaaacattacaacagggtgcagaaagcaatacaagtgcattaaaaaacaaagatttaaataaataaaattaaataaataaaatcagaaagaaaaagctaaaataaaataaataaaatgcaagaaatcaAGTTCCAGTATGGAGATAAATAGTATTAAAACATGGtcaagtttaaagatttcaGCTtcaaagaaccagatgcagatctggactctaaataaaaactattgaaatgcagcagagtaCAGGTGGATCTTTAAcatggatttaaataaattgagtgcttcagctgatctgaggctttctgggagtttgttccagacatgtggagcatagaagctgaatgcagcttctccatgtctggttctgactctgggaactgataaaaaactggaaccagatgacctgagggttctgttaggttcataatgggtcaagaggtcactgatgtattttggtcctaaaccattcagagcttaatagaccagcagcagaactttaaagtctattctctgacaaacaggcagccagtgtaaagacctcagagctggactgatgtggtccactttcttggttttagtgaggactcgagcagcagaattctgaatcagctgcaggtgtctaattgatttctttaggtagacctgtgaagacactgttacaatcatcaagccgactaaagatgaaagcatggactagtttttccaggtcctgctgagatatcttttacccttgatacattcttaaggtgatagtaggcttattttgtgattcccttaatgtgtttttcaaagttcaaGTCtaagtccatcaatacacccagatttctggcctggttggtggtttttaggtgtatagactgaagctctgtggtcaTCTCAGTTTCGTTGTTGTTTTTACTAAAGCAAGTTTAGACACATGCAGTCATTAATCTACTCAATGCATttcccaagagcctgtacggggcctcgggctcctggtgacattgtaatatagatctgtgtgtcatctgcgtagctatggtaactaatattgattttatttaagatctgagccagtgggagcatgtagatatTAAACAGAGGAGGctccaggatggaaccttggagaactccacatgtaattcttgtctgctcagatgtaaaattacctgttttgtttgatttactgatcactcagaatgtccaaccaacctgcttctcggttaggaagaggaaaattaataaaagaaggccatagctatgttaccaacaaccagtgcagagtcagttgatggactcctggataatttcaattgattgaaaaacttactaatcctcctatacagataagtccggagctcctttccacttagccaaaaaattaaaaccatcagacaaaataataattccacacagtcaaacaagaaaattagtctttgtctaaaacccagaaataattctgatgtcatgtcgcaatttaaaatggtgaatttaaaagtcctacaagtttggcatctgaaatcaacaacatgcactctggacatgataccatctgactttttaaaaacagtttttacctcagtagaaagtgatctcctactgattgttaacagctcactggcatcaggcatttttcccaagtcactaaagatagctgctattaagccactcctaaagaaaaggactctagacgcctctataatgaacaactatagacctgtctctaacctctcttttatttccaagattattgaaaaagttgtatttcaccagcttaatggctttttaaatgaaagtggaaatcttgattaATTTCAGTCctgcttccgacctcatcacagcactgaaatagctctggtcaaagtgttaaatgacattaggttgaatactgattctggtcaagtatcagtcctggttctgttggatctcagtgctgcgtttgatactgtagatcacagaatcctgttgcacaggctggaaaactgggttggactttctggagccgTCCTTACCTGGTTCTGTTAGGGtccctgtctgtctcccctgtgtatatgtgtcCCCAGATTATCCtagtgtgtgcgtctggctccctctgtctgtcttgtgcgtcatgtttgtttcctacctggagagttcagcagcagcagcaatcatcTCACCTGGGCAGATCATCACACCAGAACCTCATCCTCTCATCACCACCACAGTATTTAAACACGGGGCTTTTCTCCACTCCTCGCCGGATCCTCCAGTTACACAGctggtatatcgtggccttTCTAGTTTCTCTGTTGAAACCAGTTTCATGCTTAACAACTTGATTGCTGTGTCTAGGCTCCTGGTGTCTTGGATCCTGCCTGTTCCGTCTGCCTGCCAACCTCCTGGACTGTTTCCCCGTTCCGATCCACTTCCTCATCTCTGGCTCCAACCCAAACCTCACGTCTGACTCTGCCTGCTCACCCGGCCGTCCAGTCTGCAGTCAACCACTCTGGTCCTTGGATTTGGAAAACGGATTCCTGTTCGCTTCACTTCTACATTAAAATCCTTTTCTTAATCATCCTCTGCCTCCTGGCTATTCAGTGTCTGCAGTGTGGGTCCAGAACCCGTCACCTGTCTGGTCCATCGTAACAggttcaggtcctgtttagaaggccggagtcaTTTAGTTCCaatcagcagctatgaatctgagcgagtggccatgacttgtggagttccccaggtggcagtccttggacctcgtctgttcaacttgtatatgctccctttgggtcaaatattacacaACTATAGCATAAtatatcaaagttatgcagatgatacacaacttgtgtatcatctgcataagtTGATGTGTCTCTGCCACCTgacgactgcagtccaatagacttattctgtcagtgtctggagcaaatatacacctggatgagggagaattttctacaattaaatgaagagaaaactcagattattctgtttggtagcaaagagaagaggatcaACATTGGCAAACACTTGAAACTCAGGcttttaaaatcaccgaccaagttcgtaactttggagtgttgatagactcagatctgactttcagcagc
This DNA window, taken from Melanotaenia boesemani isolate fMelBoe1 chromosome 24, fMelBoe1.pri, whole genome shotgun sequence, encodes the following:
- the LOC121635608 gene encoding ladderlectin-like — protein: MKTLLVLSVLLCAALAAPAGDEQKPLETVVELPQEDAALEAAQSEPEPEEEAVPELQFNFCPNFWQPHESLCFKLISIPKSWHEAEEYCNNLGGHLASVTNSMQYNFLQGMALNYHQSVAWLGGFYLQDRWMWIDRKSFHYSNWYSQATPSSSSCMYLRSNTGWSNTRCNNNYAFICVKNPFGC